From Vicia villosa cultivar HV-30 ecotype Madison, WI unplaced genomic scaffold, Vvil1.0 ctg.002361F_1_1, whole genome shotgun sequence, the proteins below share one genomic window:
- the LOC131638654 gene encoding GDSL esterase/lipase At1g74460-like — protein sequence MKFDFAIVIIAVSILGIGIERCDCKMVQFIFGDSLSDVGNNIYLSKSLAQASLPWYGIDMGNGLPNGRFSNGRTVADIIGDSMGLPRPPAFLDPSLTEDVILENGVNYASGGGGILNETGSFFIQRFSLYKQIELFQGTQELIRSKIGKVEADKFFQEARYVVALGSNDFINNYLMPLYSDSWTYNDETFMDYLVGTLQEQLKVLYGLGARELMVFGLGPMGCIPLQRVLSTSGNCQEKTNKLALNFNKASSKVVNDLGKQLPNSSYRFGDAYDVVNNVIINPSKFGFENADSPCCSFGRIRPALTCIPASKLCKDRSKYVFWDEYHPSDKANEMIATELIKKFGFKRDDQTQSPSPSPELAPSPT from the exons atgaaatttgaTTTTGCAATTGTTATTATAGCTGTTAGTATTTTGGGAATTGGTATTGAAAGATGTGATTGCAAAATGGTGCAGTTCATTTTTGGAGATTCTCTATCTGATGTTGGAAACAACATCTACCTTTCCAAAAGTCTTGCTCAGGCAAGTTTGCCTTGGTATGGTATTGATATGGGAAATGGTCTTCCTAATGGTAGATTCTCTAATGGTCGTACCGTTGCCGATATTATAG GTGACAGCATGGGGCTTCCAAGGCCTCCAGCATTTCTGGACCCATCATTAACTGAAGATGTTATATTGGAAAATGGAGTGAACTATGCTTCTGGAGGTGGAGGCATATTGAATGAAACTGGAAGTTTCTTT ATTCAAAGATTTTCTCTCTACAAACAGATAGAGCTGTTTCAGGGGACACAAGAACTAATTAGAAGCAAAATTGGAAAAGTGGAGGCAGACAAGTTTTTTCAGGAAGCACGTTATGTTGTTGCTTTAGGTAGCAATGACTTCATCAATAATTACTTGATGCCTCTTTATAGTGATTCATGGACTTACAATGATGAAACCTTCATGGACTACTTAGTGGGAACACTACAAGAACAACTTAAG GTATTGTATGGCCTAGGAGCAAGGGAACTGATGGTGTTTGGGCTTGGCCCAATGGGCTGCATTCCACTTCAAAGAGTGCTTAGTACATCTGGGAATTGTCAAGAAAAAACAAACAAGCTAGCTCTTAATTTTAACAAAGCTTCAAGCAAGGTTGTAAATGATTTGGGAAAGCAACTTCCAAACTCAAGCTACCGATTTGGAGATGCATATGATGTGGTTAATAATGTGATTATCAACCCAAGCAAGTTTG GATTTGAAAACGCAGACTCACCGTGTTGCTCATTTGGAAGAATTCGTCCGGCTCTAACATGTATACCAGCATCAAAATTATGCAAAGATAGAAGCAAATATGTATTTTGGGATGAATATCATCCATCAGACAAAGCTAATGAAATGATTGCCACTGAACTCATCAAGAAATTTGGGTTTAAACGTGATGAT